A single genomic interval of Aphidius gifuensis isolate YNYX2018 linkage group LG6, ASM1490517v1, whole genome shotgun sequence harbors:
- the LOC122859852 gene encoding death-associated inhibitor of apoptosis 1-like, with protein sequence MTSSTSMVMAEHIEKRTWFERGERLLYRVESNRRESFETWPLAHLLDIFELASAGFYYTGVGNFVCCFECGVKINDWTSGDNPWLEHHRNKPSCRFVRRIPCGNVPVGIHPDTVAVPTYYPYRKNISPVISPSFRYSYYSAAVSRLEHREFLSLFDYVPPPYPDPQPEIDVKTAKVRQYLTYDLRLKSYGYWPRHMSQTKEKLAEAGFFYTGIGDYVQCYHCGNGIKDWLPNEDPSEEHARYFKECYFVRVIEGQEFIDHFKIPQTDDQPSDDEEEAESILFLPCRHFVSCGNCSTDLKKCVICRADIEKVIVAIPEHLRTLREPEIDYPGSIHGVDETDV encoded by the exons atgacttcATCAACAAGCATGGTGATGGCAGAACACATCGAAAAACGTACTTGGTTTGAACGTGGTGAAAGATTGTTGTATCGTGTAGAATCCAATCGCCGTGAAAGTTTTGAAACATGGCCGTTAGCTCatcttttagatatttttgaattggCTTCTGCTGGATTCTATTATACAGGCGTTGGTAACTTTGTATGCTGTTTTGAATGTGGAGTTAAAATTAACGATTGGACTTCGGGTGATAATCCTTGGCTTGAACATCATCGAAACAAACCAAGCTGTAGATTTGTACGCCGAATACCATGTGGAAATGTCCCTGTGGGCATCCACCCTGACACCGTGGCTGTACCTACTTACTACCCTTatcggaaaaatatttctcccgTAATTTCACCGTCATTCcgttattcatattattcagCTGCTGTATCAAGACTAGAACATCGAGAATTTTTAAGTCTTTTTGATTATGTACCACCACCGTACCCTGATCCACAGCCTGAGATTGATGTTAAAACTGCCAAGGTTCGACAATACCTGACTTATGACTTACGCCTGAAATCATATGGATATTGGCCTAGGCACATGAGCCAGACAAAAGAAAAGCTAGCTGAGGCCGGATTTTTCTACACTGGTATTGGCGACTACGTTCAGTGTTATCATTGTGGTAATGGTATAAAAGATTGGCTCCCAAATGAAGATCCATCGGAAGAACATGCACGTTATTTTAAAGAATGTTATTTTGTACGTGTTATCGAAGGACAAGaatttattgatcattttaaaatacctcAAACCGATGATCAACCATCAGACGATGAGGAAGAAGCAGAAA gtatattatttttaccatgtaGACATTTTGTTTCTTGTGGAAATTGTTcaactgatttaaaaaaatgtgttatATGTAGAGcagatattgaaaaagtt ATTGTTGCTATACCAGAACATTTACGTACACTTCGTGAGCCTGAAATAGATTATCCTGGAAGTATACACGGTGTGGATGAAACTgatgtttga